The Limosilactobacillus panis DNA segment TAACCAAGGCAGGCTTTGAGATGGCAACTCCTCAAGGGGCCTTCTACATCTTTGCTAAGATTCCACAATTCTTCGGAATGGATGATGAAAAGTTTGCCCGTAATCTGGCCAAGGAAGCCAAAGTTGGGGTCACACCTGGTAGTGCCTTTGGTGCTGGTGGACAAGGCTATATTCGTCTCTCATATGCTTCATCTGATGAGGATATCAAGGAAGCGTTACGGCGAATCAGTGAATACGTTAAGCAACTTAGCTAGAAATTAACAAGAAGATAAGCACTTAGGGCCTGGCCACTTTAGGGCAGCCCCTAAGTGCTTTTAAACTGATGATTATCTGTCCTGTTCAAGTCCGCTTATCCTTTTGGTATACTAGTAAGTGAATAAGAAAAAAGGAAATGATAACGTGGACGAGAAACACCTTTCAAAACGGCTAACCCAAGTGGCTGCATTTGTCCCCAAGGGTGCCCGCTTGGCCGACATTGGGTCGGACCATGCCTACCTCCCAGCAGCTTTGGCCCTAAAAGGGCGGATTCAATTTGCAGTTGCCGGTGAGGTTGCTGCCGGCCCCTATGACAACATGGTTAAGGAAATTACAGAAAATGGCCTGACAAAGACAATCAGTCCCCGCCTTGCCAATGGTCTATCTGCAATTCGGCCAACAGATAAGGTCGATACGGTTGTAATTGCGGGAATGGGTGGAGCACTGATTGCCGACATCCTAGAAAGGGGTCGGGCCCAATTAGCGGGTGTTAAGCGCCTGATTTTACAACCGAACGTTGGTGAATACCGGTTACGGCAGTGGCTCTTAAAAAATAGCTACCAGATTATGGACGAACGGTTAATCGAAGAAGATGACCACATCTATGAAATCATTGTGGCGGAACCGTCAGTGGTTCCTTTCACCTACAGCGAGTATGAGCTAATGCTT contains these protein-coding regions:
- a CDS encoding tRNA (adenine(22)-N(1))-methyltransferase TrmK, with product MDEKHLSKRLTQVAAFVPKGARLADIGSDHAYLPAALALKGRIQFAVAGEVAAGPYDNMVKEITENGLTKTISPRLANGLSAIRPTDKVDTVVIAGMGGALIADILERGRAQLAGVKRLILQPNVGEYRLRQWLLKNSYQIMDERLIEEDDHIYEIIVAEPSVVPFTYSEYELMLGPFLLEKKGPIFKQKWQEYQQRQNRVLRQMAAAKQPPQAKISQLKKRLTMVEEAIQYD